CACGTTTCAGGTGGCAGCGTCCAACACTTGCGGTCCGACCGATTATTCTTTCTGTTCCCAATCCTTTTGAGTGCACCTGGCGCCCCGCTCCGAAAAACACTTGCCATGACCTACTCTTCAAAAATACTTCACGGACATGGTTTAATCGATCGCGGGTGGACGAAGACGATTGAACGGACGAGGCCTTTTCTGGTGTCCAATGAGGATGCCAGGCAACTCAACTGTCTGAATTGTTTAAACATACTGCGACTAGTCACCGTTTGTCGACATTCCCGATCAATTTgacgttgctttttctgGGTCTGAAGCGATCTTCAAGTTTCGATCGTTGCGGCTCGCCTAGACCTGGAGGCTTTCCCGTCTGTGGTGctatgtgtgtttgtataCGAGTTCCCCTCGTCTGGTCCTCGCGATCAATAAGCCATCGCTGCTCTCCAGTCTGACACCGGGCCACACAGCTATGGTACAGCTATCTGCATGCCTGCTGCGACAAACTGACATAATTCCTTCGTCAGTGTCAGGTTCCCTGCGGTCTGGGTGCAGAGTGGCTCGAGTGCGATGACGTCTTTGAATGCAGGGGTCCCAGAGGTGACTGGAAAACAAATCGTCGATCTGAGGCTTTGATGGTGGCGCGCTGCATTCAGGTCTTCGAGTCCGGTAAGCCTTATTTTTACTCCCCCGAGCGGAACCGGGGTCGTTTGCCGGACTTCAAGAAcagcgtgcatgcgttcgtgCGTCCCGCCCCTAGGGCACCCGCGCTTTTCCGGAAACAACTCCACAGAGAGCCACAAGTGTCGACTGCTTTGCGCCCGCGCGAGAAAACGTGCCAATTCGAGCTTCATTGCGAGAATTATTCTGTTGACAGCGCTGTTCTGAATCAGCGGTCGTCTTGCCCTTCGGACTTTGATTCTGCTCCCAAGTGCTGCGTGCGGCGACCTCCCCACATCCTGATTCCGGAAAGAGTGCCTCGTGGAAAGGCAGAACCACGAAtgcttctcgtttttgtCTTCATTTAGTGGAACCACGATCGCAGGTTCTCGCTGCAAATTCCTCCAGGCGCAGACCGCCACTCTCGTTGCTTCTATGTCAAATGCCATGAACCGCGCGCGCGGTTTCGTCCCCGAAATGTACTTCCACACTCTCGTGAACTCCCGACCCCCCTAGCAGGACGCGGGTTCGTGTGACGCTGCGTTTTGTCGGTCCACTTGCTTTTTCGACAAAAattccttctgtgtcttcagTGCTGGCCGGTCCTCTGAGACGCAGGTGACTCCCGTGGCCAAGTGGACCAGGGGTGCggaggaaggggaggcgagaaggacatGCCAGAGATTCATTCTTGGGTGGAATATCGACACCCACGCCTGGCACCAACCCGCCGTTCTGTCGTTCCCCCGAGACGACGCGGAGCCCTTTCCGGGAGCCGGAGGAATGTTCCTTTCTACTCTGTTAGTGCAGatttcgcctgtctcgcgaGTCGGACTGTCCCCGGCGCGACCCCAGAGAAGCTTCCCGCCGTTTGCACGCGCGCGTGCCTCGACCGGAAGTTTTCTCAGAAGGGATATTATTGCTTGTGTACGCACTCTGGAACCTCCTGTGTGAGTTGCGTTCGGGGGTCCTTCACGTTCTGCCTGCAGATTGGAAACACAGACCCTCAAGATCTAAACCGTGGCGGGGGGGAGGGGCCGAGGCGCTCCTCCTTGTCAGTGCTTTTCAGGACTGCCGCCCTAGCCGCAGCTCAGGCGGTTTCTTCAATACACCGGCAAGCTTTGCCGTCCGCTCTTTGCTTCCTGGTTTTGTTGCTCTTTCGCTCCCCGCCGTGTGCGTCGCCAGGAGTTGTGCGGCTTGGCTGCTTCCCGCCCCGTCGCCATTTTGCGAGCGAAGGAAATCAGTGGAACCTGCGTGGTGAGGGCTGTGGCTGCTGCGAGCAGCCCGGCCGGCCCGCCACCGGGAGGGGCGCAAGTCCCTTGTAGAGGCCGCTGATCttttggaggagagaaacgttcTCCGGAGTCACCTGAGTCTTCTAGGACTGTTAGTTCGATAGTACCGGGGAGCTCGcgtgagagagacagggagcgACCTGGAAAGACGGAGATCGACCGTGCCggagcaagagaggagaaagcagggCAACGCGACGGACTGCAGCCTTTCTCGTAGCTTCTGAACTCTGGTGTTGGTGCAGAGGGTTGACTTTTTGGGAAGGAACCGGAGAGTTGGGGGCTGTTCTGACCAAAGCGCCGCGTCTTCGGTGGAACAGGGAATTCACCCAGGCTTTGGGTTTACGCAAGAAGTTTGTTTCTGTAGTGCGGGCAGCCAGAGGTCTCGGTTTCGGGCCAGTCGCATGCGCAGCATAGTACCGTCAAGAACTCGGAGTCGTTTTTACACGAGAAGGCGTTTTTTGTACACGGCCTTTTTCATAGGGTGGAGTTGACATTCACCGAAGCAATTCTTGAACTTAATCTCGGAGAAGATTCAAGGGTACTCGCGAAGCCAAAACGCGTGTGTTCACATACTCTGAAACTCCTGACCACGGTTTTCCCTTCCTTTGCACAGACTCATCCATTCTGTCCTGGCAGGGACACTGTCAACAACGCTGATCCTTTGATTCGACAGGACACCGAGGAACGCAACTCTGGTGACAGTGAGACGAGACCACAGACCTTGTCCAGGGAATCCGAATTGAACTTTTGCCCTGAACTTGCGCGGACTCAACAGGTCGAGTTTGAGGAATCGGCGAGCGCTGAGAGTTCCGGTACCCTCCAGTTGTACATGCACCTCGCGCCTGGGGGTTGGCGCGCGCATCTCGTTTAAACAATTGGATCGGGTTGTCTGTCGAGTTGCGCCCCGTTTTTGCAACGTCGCCTCGCGATGGGAGAAGCCAATGCTGCCCCCACCATTTCCCGTGCTTCAGATGAGCGAGCTGCGGAAGCCTGCTCAGTCAGCTTGAGTGCGTCGCCTCACAGCGAACAACATGAGCAGACCCTTCCCGTCCCCACTCACCCTGTGGTGCCCGCACCCAGCTGGCGGCGAGACTGCGCCATTTTCCGCTGGTTCAAGCGACCGAAAACGGAGCCGCGGGAGAAGCCggagcagagacacgaggcTGCGCTGACGTGCGTCTGTACGTCGTCCGTCGAAGAGGAGTTCGAGAATAAAGATTTCCAGAAGAACTCGGCGAACCGCGGAGTCGCTGGATCGTCTAGACGTCCAACCTGGAAGCAGCCCGGGAACGAagagggcgaagagaaggcgttGACGCTGTACGAGCGGGACCGgtcgtcgttcttctccgacTCCGTCTCTGCTCGCGCGGAGCCGCTGGTGGATGTGCTGTACTTTCCCGGAACCCGCATCGCGATTCCTAGGTCCATCATTCTCTTCATGTACATCCTGTCGGCGTTCCTGACCGGGAGCACGTACTTTGGATGGCCCGCGTTCTCCCATCTCCTCTTCAAATCTGGGGCGTTCAGCTGGGAGTGTCCTGTTGACGAAGATGGCGTTGTCATCAAGGCGCTTCCCAGTCCGACGGGAAACGGGTCGGCGAAGCCTTTCATCTGCGACCAGCAAGACGCAGCCGTGGCGCCGCTGTTCACCGTCGCGCAGGTTTCCGAGTGCTTCATGTGCATCTTCTCGGGTGTGCTGCTGGACAACCTGAGTCCGATGGTCGTCTCGCTCCTGGGCCAGCTGTTGAACAGCACAGGCTGGATTCTCCTCGCGTGCAGTTCAAAGAACTTCAGGGCCTACATCCCCGCGATGATCTGCATCGGATGCGGCACCGAGACGACGTATCTGCCCCTCCTGCGCGTCGCGAGCCTCTTTCCAGGGCGCCGCGCGACGGTCATCACGGTGATTGGAGCGGCGAATAGCGCTGCGTTCGCCATTCCTCTGATTCTCGTCAAAATTTGGGAGGCGGCAGGCCCGGCCTGGTCCTTCGGCGACATCTGCGCCTTCTACCTCTGCATCGGTCCCCTGTTCTGTGCCGTGATCACAATCTGCTTCATCCCGTACAAGGGGTTCACCTGGGATGTCGACGAGCAAGAGGACGGCAAGGCGCAGAAGGACGAGATGAAGAgaccagtgcatgcgcgaggcAGCTTCGACAGCGGGGTGTTCAGCCACAGCCCAAGCGGAAGTATCCTCGAAAAGCTCAAAATCCAGCAGAAGGTCTCGGTCGGCGGCAGCGTACCCACGACTGGCGAAACGCCTGCGGTGGTGCTGAGTTCCCTCGCCTCGGACTCCCCGTCCCCCTCGAGCtcgttcctcgtctctgtggCGTCTCCGTTCCAGGAAGGAAGCCCAGATCCTCACGGTCTGCCAGCCTTCTCCCGGCTGGTGACTCAGGATTGCCGACGCTGCTCTGCCTTCGAGGTCGGAGACGCTCGCCAGGAAGACGCCGCTGTAGACTGCGTCCGCGAAATCCAGCACAAGGGGCGCGGACAAGCCTCGACACCGGTTCCCGAGGCGTTGCCGGAAGATAAAGCGTCCtgtgaagacgacgaggtcCAGGGTCCGCCCTCGCCGCACCTGCAAGACGCCACGAGGCTGGTCGACCGCGCTGGCAGGCGAGGACGACCAGACGAGACTCAAGCATGCGGGAAGCGCGTCAGCACGGAGCAAGAAGTCCAAACGCTGCGGTCATTGTCGAATCTCTCGCGACAGTCTTCCCGGAGTCTCGGCCAGCGGCCAGACTCGGTGTGCAGCGAGGTGTACCGCGAGCGGTCGGCGAGCCTCGTGCAGCACATGTTGGCGACGCGGGGGGCGGAGGCCGGCCGCTGCTCTTTCGCGTCGTCCTTCAACATGCGTTCGCGACACCTGGCGACTTCGCGCCTGTCCTGTCCCTCTGCCGCACCGAAGCCGTCTTTTTTGGAGCAGTTGTTTTCCAAGTActtcctctgcatctgcgTGTACACCTGCACGACTGCCGTGGCAACGGCGTTTCTCCAGAGTGCCGCCTCACGAGTGTACCGGGAAGACGTCCTGGAGGTCGCCGAGAtcgccttctgcttcacCTTCGTCCCGTGCGTGATCATGGGCTGGATCATCGATAACGTGGGTTCCTTTCCGGCCTTCGTGCTTACGAACACGATGGCCatcgtcgctctcgtctgcgCCACACTCTCGAACTCCGCCACCGTCCAGTACATCTCCGTCGCGGCGTTCTGCATCCACATAAGCGTCGATAACGAACAGATCTTCTGCTACGTCCAGTCCATGTTCCGCCCCGAACACTTTGGGAAACTCAGTGGCCTCTTCATCGCGTCCGACGGCCTCTTCGCGCTCATCGCCATCCCCCTCTACGACGACATCACCGTTCGGCTGCTGGGAGGCAACGCGATGCCCGTCGCTCTCGGCCTCAccgtcgtcctcgtcctcgtgTACATTCCCATCGTGGCCCTCTGGGTGGTCAAAAGGAAACATTCGAATCCGTACGGAGTGCATGAGCAGTGCGGCGCCATGGAGCAGCCATGTGCAGAGGCCGGAAAGAGGTGCGATCTGGCCGACAGCCGTCGGCTCTCCGAGGCGCTCTTTCAAGACAAGTCGTGAAGAACAGACAGCGACCAGAACAAAGGTCAAGAGGGGATGGAAGGCTGCGACAACTCACGAGGAACCTAAACAGCCGACaatggagagacgcgcgctTAGGCGCGCTGACGGAACATCTGAAATTGAAAAACCGTGATGAAACACCCAGgtcgagaggaacgaagaacgCTCTAAGGGAGAAGTAAGTTGCGCTGCAAAGTGAATGTGAGGACACCCTGCAGTCGACACTGTGTCGACAttccagcttctcctcttctccccggaGAAGCTAGCGGATGGAGTAGGGGCACTTGCCGACATGTCAGAACAGTGCTCTATCCGGTCTGTCTTGTTTTCGACGCTGCATCTGCTTCTGTGGACGCGGCGTTTCGGGCAGACTGCGTTGTGTGTGTAAATCTGTCCCACGAGCGAATATgtacagaaaagaaagccgACGTCTGCCGAAAATGCCGATCAAAGCGTGTAGTTTTTGAGCATGTATGGATCCGAGGGGTTTGTACTTCCGCGTACGTGCATATGAGTCTGCACAGACAATTGAGAGAGGTATTTTAATTGTGTCGATGCAAAGTGTTTGTCGTCGGTGTGCGTATTTTGACAGCGCGTACATGCacgcgtttgcatgcatcgcggGTCTTCCCTGTGCATACTGTGTTGCCGATCTTCTTAGCGAGAGTGCGTGTGAAAAGAACATCTGGGAATGTTTTCGCAGCTTCTTTTCGTGAATATACAGGACGTTTCGTGGTGGAGGACGGAAGAGGTGCTGGGGGATAAAGGGAGAAGGGCAGAAGGCGTAAAGCGGCTGTGCCGCAGACGTTGGAGGCGGGGGAAAGAGTGACAGTGCGGGAAGGGGCTCCGAAGACATGAAGGTGGAGGAGACAAACCTCATTTGGTCGTAATTGGAGACCTGCTGTCCCCGTGCCTTTGAGGGAATCCTTAGACATAGGGACCAGGCCTCCATGTGCGAACCTTTCGACCTCTGAATATTTTTATCTGTATCTGTTCATGGACAGATCCGTGTAGAGAATCAACTAGAAAAGAGCCCATGCGCAAGGACTTTCATGAGACACATTAGCACAGAGTTACCGAGCTGCGGAAAGGACGGAGGGTACGGGAGGTACAGACGGACAGAAAAGCTGAATTTTGGTGGGCGTAGACGCATGCCGATGGGAGGCGAGGTGGAAGGTCGTGCCTGCCACGAGAAACCTGCGCGGCTCTGTGGGTGTCCGT
This genomic interval from Toxoplasma gondii ME49 chromosome VIIb, whole genome shotgun sequence contains the following:
- a CDS encoding hypothetical protein (encoded by transcript TGME49_263230~Predicted trans-membrane domain (TMHMM2.0):167-190:261-284:290-313:322-345:357-380:668-691:702-725:739-762:786-809:823-846); amino-acid sequence: MGEANAAPTISRASDERAAEACSVSLSASPHSEQHEQTLPVPTHPVVPAPSWRRDCAIFRWFKRPKTEPREKPEQRHEAALTCVCTSSVEEEFENKDFQKNSANRGVAGSSRRPTWKQPGNEEGEEKALTLYERDRSSFFSDSVSARAEPLVDVLYFPGTRIAIPRSIILFMYILSAFLTGSTYFGWPAFSHLLFKSGAFSWECPVDEDGVVIKALPSPTGNGSAKPFICDQQDAAVAPLFTVAQVSECFMCIFSGVLLDNLSPMVVSLLGQLLNSTGWILLACSSKNFRAYIPAMICIGCGTETTYLPLLRVASLFPGRRATVITVIGAANSAAFAIPLILVKIWEAAGPAWSFGDICAFYLCIGPLFCAVITICFIPYKGFTWDVDEQEDGKAQKDEMKRPVHARGSFDSGVFSHSPSGSILEKLKIQQKVSVGGSVPTTGETPAVVLSSLASDSPSPSSSFLVSVASPFQEGSPDPHGLPAFSRLVTQDCRRCSAFEVGDARQEDAAVDCVREIQHKGRGQASTPVPEALPEDKASCEDDEVQGPPSPHLQDATRLVDRAGRRGRPDETQACGKRVSTEQEVQTLRSLSNLSRQSSRSLGQRPDSVCSEVYRERSASLVQHMLATRGAEAGRCSFASSFNMRSRHLATSRLSCPSAAPKPSFLEQLFSKYFLCICVYTCTTAVATAFLQSAASRVYREDVLEVAEIAFCFTFVPCVIMGWIIDNVGSFPAFVLTNTMAIVALVCATLSNSATVQYISVAAFCIHISVDNEQIFCYVQSMFRPEHFGKLSGLFIASDGLFALIAIPLYDDITVRLLGGNAMPVALGLTVVLVLVYIPIVALWVVKRKHSNPYGVHEQCGAMEQPCAEAGKRCDLADSRRLSEALFQDKS